In Spinacia oleracea cultivar Varoflay chromosome 5, BTI_SOV_V1, whole genome shotgun sequence, a single window of DNA contains:
- the LOC110797298 gene encoding F-box protein SKIP23, with protein sequence MNRRKTSWSDMPPELLSDIAGRLETQSEFRKFRAVCKTWRRSAPITLLRRKNLLSSLLPHKISTPTPPLLGKNRSSIGYIEITGNSLMIVPSSVYLLKSSQNPELPPWLITVEELNPGKFYLRKPLSRINIEKLPDNFPKHLQLSGLKVTEMGRFCTLRLADRPRDMFEKKHFTYCTNKVVLFVDPKCKNNPTINNCTAMVLYDNGNLSAIRLNNEVEKHLSPKCRKFDDILEFNGRVYAVDRRGRLYCTDYHSPKMLEIISNTLGKGFSTDKKKLLVVLLGELYVVYRNQDCGVSIDFEVYRMQEEVGEWERVKNVDKVFDGRLLFVTLDGCFFGDRNDFPGWRGNSIVFYKNSFPQYDGPSLDIKVFGKYYDDELDVGIFHFDDGCAGVSGYGLPAASSPSYSEVFWPPPAWLSRKPDTGFATSSSEEEEEEEEMDEEEDEEEEGEEEGEEGEEEVQSCYHGEINQEEEEEEEEEEEEEEEEEEEEEEEVEEEEEVQSGYPGEINQQPIWYVENLPTLIQVDGIPYVQVGTTFPKVVQNGVSQAKFLGFNVSPHSVPILKKIWHKHGNIIQGHVLQNNGMISQALDSLANVILLLQSESGMSMNVAQAQYLDSTMCFLQGARFRLDWLFPFTQKAMAIHYGQQQIHYIKGLEMSKSVLVSQLHDLDYRLAEQTKFLVEKTVAEAPLVPINLKNVLG encoded by the exons ATGAACCGTCGGAAAACTTCTTGGTCGGACATGCCGCCGGAGCTGCTTTCAGACATCGCCGGACGCCTGGAAACGCAATCTGAATTCCGCAAATTCCGGGCAGTCTGCAAGACATGGCGGCGGTCAGCTCCGATCACCCTCCTCCGTCGTAAAAACCTCTTATCCTCTCTCTTACCTCACAAAATCTCAACCCCAACCCCTCCTCTCCTAGGCAAGAACAGATCATCCATAGGGTATATTGAAATTACAGGAAACTCCTTGATGATAGTACCAAGCTCTGTTTATCTCCTCAAATCATCTCAAAATCCAGAGCTCCCACCTTGGTTAATCACTGTTGAGGAGTTAAACCCAGGTAAATTCTACCTTCGAAAACCCCTTTCTCGAATCAACATCGAAAAATTACCGGATAATTTCCCTAAACATTTGCAATTGTCTGGTTTAAAAGTGACTGAAATGGGTAGATTCTGCACTTTAAGGCTAGCAGATAGACCTAGGGACATGTTTGAGAAGAAACATTTTACATATTGTACAAATAAAGTGGTTTTATTTGTAGATCCTAAGTGTAAAAACAACCCCACTATCAATAACTGTACTGCTATGGTGTTGTATGATAATGGAAACTTATCTGCAATTAGGCTTAACAATGAGGTAGAAAAGCATCTGAGTCCCAAATGTAGGAAGTTTGATGATATCTTGGAGTTTAATGGTAGGGTTTATGCTGTTGATCGACGAGGAAGATTGTATTGTACAGACTATCATTCTCCAAAGATGTTGGAGATTATAAGTAACACATTAGGAAAGGGTTTTTCAACTGATAAAAAGAAACTTCTGGTAGTACTTTTAGGTGAACTCTATGTAGTTTACAGAAACCAAGATTGTGGTGTTAGTATCGATTTTGAAGTCTATAGGATGCAAGAAGAGGTGGGGGAATGGGAAAGAGTAAAAAATGTTGATAAAGTATTTGATGGTCGTTTACTTTTTGTAACATTGGATGGTTGTTTCTTTGGGGATAGAAATGATTTTCCTGGTTGGAGAGGAAATTCGATTGTGTTCTACAAAAATAGTTTCCCTCAATATGATGGTCCTAGTCTTGATATTAAGGTTTTTGGGAAGTACTATGATGATGAACTTGATGTTGGTATTTTCCACTTTGATGATGGATGTGCTGGAGTTAGTGGCTATGGTTTGCCTGCAGCGTCTTCTCCGAGTTATTCTGAGGTATTCTGGCCACCACCAGCTTGGCTTTCGCGAAAGCCGGATACTGGATTTGCCACAAG CTCTTCcgaggaggaggaagaggaagaggagatggatgaagaagaagacgaagaagaagagggagaagaagaGGGAGAGGAGGGAGAAGAAGAGGTACAAAGTTGTTATCATGGTGAAATCAATCAAGAggaagaggaggaagaggaagaggaagaggaagaggaagaggaggaggaggaggaggaggaggaggaggtggaggaagaagaagaggtaCAAAGTGGTTATCCGGGTGAAATCAATCAACAACCCATATGGTATGTAGAAAACCTCCCCACCTTAATACAAGTAGACGGTATCCCTTATGTTCAAGTCGGCACCACATTTCCTAAG GTTGTTCAAAATGGTGTTTCACAGGCGAAATTCCTGGGATTTAATGTGAGCCCTCATTCGGTCCCAATACTGAAGAAAATATGGCACAAACATGGGAACATAATACAAGGACATGTACTGCAGAATAATGGCATGATATCACAGGCCTTAGACTCACTAGCAAATGTTATCCTTCTTCTTCAAAGCGAATCAGGAATGTCCATGAACGTTGCTCAAGCTCAATACTTAGATTCAACCATGTGTTTTTTACAGGGTGCGCGTTTTAGATTGGATTGGCTATTTCCCTTCACACAAAAGGCTATGGCAATACATTATGGACAGCAGCAGATACATTATATAAAAGGACTTGAGATGTCGAAATCTGTTCTTGTTTCACAGTTGCATGATCTTGATTACAGATTGGCTGAACAAACTAAGTTCTTGGTTGAGAAGACTGTGGCTGAAGCTCCTCTTGTTCCTATAAACCTAAAGAATGTGCTTGGTTGA